Below is a genomic region from Bacillus mycoides.
AGTTCAAACGGTATCACAACATAAAGATGCAAAAGAGCTTCCTCTATTCCAAGAAGAAGATGCTCACTTTGCGATGAGCCCAAAAGATTTAAATTTAATCTTATCAATTCCGAAAATGATTGAAATTGGAATTGATAGCTTAAAAGTTGAAGGACGTATGAAATCTATCCATTACGTAGCGACTGTAGCAACTGTATATCGTAAAGTAATTGATGCGTATTGTGCGGATCCGGATAACTTTGAGTTTAAACAAGAATGGTTAGATGAACTTGATAAATGTGCAAATCGTGATACAGCTCCTGCATTCTTTGAAGGGGTTCCAGGACATCAAGAGCAAATGTTTGGAAATCATAGTAAGAAAACAACGTATGATTTTGCTGGTTTAGTGTTAGATTATAATGAAGAAACGGGCATCGTAACGCTTGAGCAACGTAATCACTTCAAACCAGGACATGAAGTGGAGTTCTTTGGGCCAGAAATAGAAAACTTTACGCAGACGGTGGAGAAAATTTGGGATGAGGATGGAAACGAATTAGATGCAGCGAGACATCCGTTGCAAATCGTGAAATTCAAAGTGGATCAACCAGTGTATGTGAATAATATGATGCGCAAAAACATACTTCAATAAGAAAGAGTGGTAGTCGAATGGGGACGAATAAGCCTGTTGTAATTGGAATCGCTGGTGGTTCAGGATCAGGAAAAACAAGTGTAACGAAAGCGATTTTTGACCATTTTAAAGGTCATTCCATTTTAATCTTGGAGCAAGATTATTATTACAAAGATCAAAGCCATTTACCAATGGAAGAACGTTTAAAAACAAATTACGATCATCCGTTAGCGTTTGATAATGATTTGTTAATTGACCATTTGCAGCAGTTGCTTGCATATGAGCAAGTGGAAAAGCCTATATATGACTATACATTGCATACGCGTTCAGAAAAAATTATTCCAGTTGAGCCGAAAGATGTAATCATTTTAGAAGGAATTCTTATTTTAGAAGACCCACGTCTTTGTGAGTTAATGGATATTAAGGTGTTCGTTGATACAGATGCAGACCTTCGTATTTTACGCCGCATGCAGCGCGATATTGAAGAGCGCGGTCGTACAATGGATTCAGTTATCGACCAATACGTAAACGTTGTACGTCCAATGCATAATCAATTTATTGAGCCTTCTAAGAAATTCGCGGATATTATTATCCCTGAAGGTGGACAAAACCATGTTGCAATTGATATTATGGTTACAAAAATTGCAACAATTCTTGAACAAAAAGTAAATTTGTAATAGCATAGTAAAAGATATACGATAGGAAGGGATTTTTTCCCTTCTTATCGAATACAATGAAACATGAAACCTCACCTACCAATAGGTGAGGGCATATTTATATCAACTTTCCATACATACCTTCTTTATATAAGGAAGAATTGGAGAATAAGGGGTTGTATGTGACAACTCCACTAGTGCTACGTGTGCTAGAAACCTCCGCTATATAAGCGGAGGAGTTTTCATATGGAACTCCTCTTTTTTTCGGGGGATTGGTATATAAAAGGAGTGGAAAACATGGCAACAGAAAAAACATACCCTATGACGCAAGAGGGTAAGCAAAAACTAGAGAACGAAGTTGAACAATTAAAAACAGTAAGACGTAAAGAAGTTGTAGAGCGTATTAAGATCGCACGTAGCTTCGGAGATCTTTCTGAGAACTCTGAGTACGATGCAGCGAAAGATGAGCAAGCATTCGTAGAAGGACGTATTACACAACTTGAAAACATGATTCGTAATGCGGTTATCATTGAAGACAATGGTGAAGAGTCTACAGTTGTAACATTAGGTAAAACAGTAATATTTAAAGAGTTACCAGGTGGAGACGAAGAAGCGTACATAATCGTAGGTAGCGCAGAAGCCGATCCATTTGAAGGGAGAATTTCTAACGATTCTCCAATCGCAAAAAGCTTATTAGGTAAGCAAATTGGTGAGAAGGTAGCAATCCAAACACCAGGTGGAGAAATGCAAGTAGAGATTATCTCTGTAAAATAACGTAAAAAATCACTCGTGTAAAAACGAGTGATTTTTTATTTGTATAAAAGGTGAAACACCTCGTCTAAACTACAATAGACGAGGTGTTTTTTATGAAAATGAAACGGAGAATTATAATTGTTTTAATTTGTTTTATGGGTGTGATTTTTTTATTACTTTGTCGTTTAATCCAAATACAGATTATAGATACGGAATCATTTACTGACCGAAATATCAATCTGATTGAAAAAAGTGTTACGCAACGAACACAATCACTTACAGTAGATAATGGAAGAGGGCATTTTACAGATCGAAATGGTAAGGAAATTGGTGAAGAGAAATATCCAGTCTTAATTGTTTTTCCATTTTTACAAATAAAAAATGACATGTTAGAGAAAATTGCGCATATCATTGGTGTGTCGAGACAAGAGATAAGACTGCAAATGAAAAATAAGAATCAAGCATTTATATTACGAAGGGAGAATACCCCATTTCAATTAACGCTCGAGCAGATGAAGAAGGTAAATGAATTAGATATTTTAGGTATTGTAGCAGCAGAAGTTCGACTGAAGCAAATGGGAGAGGCAGATCATTTAATTGGTGATGTGGGAGAGAATGAACAGGAATTTCAAAAGCGTTATGGAGAAATGAAAAAAACTTCGAAACAAACGCCAATTGGTATTTCTGGATTACAACAATCATTTGATGAATTTTTACTGACTGATGGAGAAGCGAAAGTACTATATCAAGTGGATCGACAAGGAGAACCGATTTTTGGGAAGCAGGCGAAATACACTTCACCAGGAAATCCATTTTATCCAGTTACTATTCAAACAACAATACATAAAACGTTGCAACGACGAGCAGAGAAGATTATAGATGAAAACGGAATAAAAAAAGGTGGGTTAGTATTACTAGACATAAAGAATAGTGAAGTTGTAGCAATGGTAAGTAGGCCTTCTTTACAGATGAATGATAGGAGGATATATAAAGCTACACTTGAAAATCAAATGTTAATTCCTCATTTTCCGGGGTCTGTTTTTAAAACAGTAGTTGCAGCAGCAGGAATTGATGAGAATTTGGTGCGGTTTAATCGTACATTTAACTGTAATACGGATTTATACGGTGAAAATCTTCCACAAGTTATGATGGGGTCATTAAACTTTAAGGAAAGCTTTGCTAGAAGCTGTAATCGAACGTTTGCCGTATTAGGTGGTGAACTAATGCAAAAGGATAGGGAAGTGTTAGAAACGTATTTAGAGGCCTTAGGAGCACGTGAGAAGGTAGGTTGGAAAGGTTCGGTATTTCATACACCAGAATTTGAGCAATTGCCAGAAGAAAAGAGTGCTATTATTTGGGGAAGCGAAGAAAATAAAGATAGTAGAAAAGCGATTGCTCAAACGATGGTCGGACAAAAAGATGTACGTGTGTCACCTCTAGCTATAGCGAATATGATGGCGACAATTGCTAGAGGTGGAGAGAAGATGGAAGTGAAAGTCGTTAAAAAAATAGTGTATAAAAATGGAAGCGACTTTTTTACATTTGAAAATCATAAATTAAATGGGAAACAGCTTTCTTATGAAACGATGAAAAAATTACAACAGTTGTTAAGAGCCGTTGTAACGATGGAGAAAGGAACGGGAACCGCATTCCGTTCGTTGCCACTAACTGTCGCTGGAAAATCTGGGACGGCACAAACAGGAAAAGGAGAGAGGGTGAATCGCTGGTTTGCAGGTTATTTTCCATATGAAAACCCAAGATATGCTTTAGTTGTAGTTGATATAGAAACAGATAGTAATGAAAATGTAGTCACACCAGTTTTTGCAGAAATGGTAGAGGCAATTCATCAATTAGAAATTGAAAAGTAATCTTGCAATTATTTATGAAATGTTTTCATTTCGTGAAAATATTATTGTAAATGTTCAACCTTTCTAGATTTAATGTTACAATAGCAAGTATGAAAAACTGCATGGAGGTTTGAAGAATGGCAGGAGGATCTAGATTCCAACAGAAACAACAAAAACGTCGTCAAAACGGTGTTTTAAATATTGCAATCGCTATTGTATTAGTAGCAGTAGCTATTGTAGCATATCAATTGTTTGTTCCTGACACAAAAGAGCAAGCGTCTTCTAATGATAAAAAGGTAGCTCAGCAAACAACAAAAGAGAATAAAGCTGAGAAAGCTAAAGGTAAAGAAGAGCCGAAGAAGAATGAGCAAGATAAGACAGAGGCTAAGAAGAAGGAAGAAGAAGAGAAGCAAAAGGCTGAGGAAGAAAAGAAAAAAGCTGAAGAAGAAGCGAAAGCTAACGAGAAAGCACCAGCTGAAAAAACACAGTCACAGGCAACAGATGCTTATACGAAATCTTCTTGGAAGCCAGTAGGTACAGAGCAAGGTGCAACACCTGCGATGACGTTTAAAAAAGGTACAGCAGATTGGAATGAGATGAATCAAGCGATTTCAGCTGCAATTGACGTTCCAGTAAATCAATTAGTTATCCATAGAATTGGAAATAACGGTAAGAATAAAGCTTACGGTAACGTACAAGATAAACAATCAGGTAAAAAATATTATGTGAATATTGATTGGGTAGACAATGAGGGCTGGAAACCAGTACTCGTTCAAACTCTAAACTAAAAAAAGAGAGGCTCTTAAGAGCCTCTCTTTTTTTAGTTAGCGTAATTTCTTTAATTTAAAATGAACAACCGCACTATAATAAGGTCTTTTGCTTTCAGGATCCATAATCATTTGGTGAGAAATATGATGAACTTCGAGCATAAGTGCTTTATTATTATCAATTTGTTCGTTAATTTTTTTTTCTAGAGAAACTAAGTTTGCAGCCTCGAAAAATTCTACTTTATCTTCTAACATTTCAAAGGTAAATGACACGAAGATGCCCCCTCTCCTATGATAATCACCTATAGTGTAACAAAGAAAAGAAGGAAATACTACGTACATTTCAATTGACATTTTTAGAAAGAGAGAATATCATACTGATAAAA
It encodes:
- the udk gene encoding uridine kinase, which produces MGTNKPVVIGIAGGSGSGKTSVTKAIFDHFKGHSILILEQDYYYKDQSHLPMEERLKTNYDHPLAFDNDLLIDHLQQLLAYEQVEKPIYDYTLHTRSEKIIPVEPKDVIILEGILILEDPRLCELMDIKVFVDTDADLRILRRMQRDIEERGRTMDSVIDQYVNVVRPMHNQFIEPSKKFADIIIPEGGQNHVAIDIMVTKIATILEQKVNL
- the greA gene encoding transcription elongation factor GreA; the encoded protein is MATEKTYPMTQEGKQKLENEVEQLKTVRRKEVVERIKIARSFGDLSENSEYDAAKDEQAFVEGRITQLENMIRNAVIIEDNGEESTVVTLGKTVIFKELPGGDEEAYIIVGSAEADPFEGRISNDSPIAKSLLGKQIGEKVAIQTPGGEMQVEIISVK
- a CDS encoding peptidoglycan D,D-transpeptidase FtsI family protein; its protein translation is MKMKRRIIIVLICFMGVIFLLLCRLIQIQIIDTESFTDRNINLIEKSVTQRTQSLTVDNGRGHFTDRNGKEIGEEKYPVLIVFPFLQIKNDMLEKIAHIIGVSRQEIRLQMKNKNQAFILRRENTPFQLTLEQMKKVNELDILGIVAAEVRLKQMGEADHLIGDVGENEQEFQKRYGEMKKTSKQTPIGISGLQQSFDEFLLTDGEAKVLYQVDRQGEPIFGKQAKYTSPGNPFYPVTIQTTIHKTLQRRAEKIIDENGIKKGGLVLLDIKNSEVVAMVSRPSLQMNDRRIYKATLENQMLIPHFPGSVFKTVVAAAGIDENLVRFNRTFNCNTDLYGENLPQVMMGSLNFKESFARSCNRTFAVLGGELMQKDREVLETYLEALGAREKVGWKGSVFHTPEFEQLPEEKSAIIWGSEENKDSRKAIAQTMVGQKDVRVSPLAIANMMATIARGGEKMEVKVVKKIVYKNGSDFFTFENHKLNGKQLSYETMKKLQQLLRAVVTMEKGTGTAFRSLPLTVAGKSGTAQTGKGERVNRWFAGYFPYENPRYALVVVDIETDSNENVVTPVFAEMVEAIHQLEIEK
- a CDS encoding YrrS family protein — protein: MAGGSRFQQKQQKRRQNGVLNIAIAIVLVAVAIVAYQLFVPDTKEQASSNDKKVAQQTTKENKAEKAKGKEEPKKNEQDKTEAKKKEEEEKQKAEEEKKKAEEEAKANEKAPAEKTQSQATDAYTKSSWKPVGTEQGATPAMTFKKGTADWNEMNQAISAAIDVPVNQLVIHRIGNNGKNKAYGNVQDKQSGKKYYVNIDWVDNEGWKPVLVQTLN
- a CDS encoding YrzA family protein, translated to MSFTFEMLEDKVEFFEAANLVSLEKKINEQIDNNKALMLEVHHISHQMIMDPESKRPYYSAVVHFKLKKLR